From a region of the Triticum aestivum cultivar Chinese Spring chromosome 7D, IWGSC CS RefSeq v2.1, whole genome shotgun sequence genome:
- the LOC123170764 gene encoding pentatricopeptide repeat-containing protein At4g02750: protein MKSCFTKLFLQKKEHTAIRASYQRRGSFFGMRVTARRAGVFGTVDSRPPKSLADAARALCGCSHDKGIASGNRLMGAHLRAGRPGAAREVFDGMPRRDVVSWNSLMAAHAREGAHQEAAYAFLELRRRGLRPDHTSFSTVLSAVARLEALELGRCVHGLALKSCSTGNVFVGASLVTLYANCGVFGCLQRVFDDVDTPNVALWNALLSGLVMNHRVADARRVFDEMPGRNVVSWTAMVKGYVTVHEVELALELFDSMPVKNSVSWCVMIGGLVHHQRFREAVELFRRLMRNGEEMTNAVLVKVVNAYAGLKSIGGGRCIHGFSVKCGFVLDLIIEASLVAMYCNSLDMDEAQLEFDKMDRKHVGSWNAIICGYIYADKIDEARELFDSMTERDKVSWNSMINGYIRDGRITDATELYSRMPEKNVEAATALMSWFVDNGMLDKARDMFYSMPQTDVMSCTSLLFGYMKEGYLDDALDLFHRMNKRTVVTYNVMIAGFLHQGEATEAYRLFNESPSRDSVTWSCLITGLAQNGLTDDAIGMYKKMLLTYVRPSESVVSSLISCFAHYSMIVHGQQFHAATIKLGLELCLPIQNSLISLYCKCGEMVTAQNIFDQMIKRDVVTWNTIIHGFAFSSLGENAIEMFENMKRAQVDPNDITFLGVLSACNHMSLLEEARHFFDTMTRDHGIVPNITHYACMVDLFCRRGMVEEAEGLVKSMPFEPDSAIWTSLLSSCRLSGNDKLAEHAASQLIAINPSAKMPYLHLISVHGSTNRWGVIDSLRSQIRRTATEKEVGYSWI from the coding sequence TTCGGAACGGTGGACTCCCGGCCTCCCAAGTCGCTGGCGGACGCGGCGCGCGCGCTCTGTGGCTGCTCCCACGACAAGGGCATCGCTTCCGGGAACAGGCTGATGGGCGCCCACCTGAGGGCCGGCAGGCCGGGCGCTGCTCGAgaggtgttcgacggaatgccgCGGCGCGACGTGGTGTCCTGGAACTCCCTCATGGCCGCGCACGCGCGGGAGGGCGCGCACCAGGAGGCTGCATACGCCTTCCTGGAGTTGAGGCGTCGCGGGCTCCGGCCGGACCACACCTCCTTCTCCACCGTGCTGTCCGCCGTCGCGCGGCTGGAGGCTCTGGAGCTGGGGCGATGCGTCCATGGCCTCGCGCTCAAGTCCTGCTCCACGGGTAATGTGTTCGTGGGCGCCTCTCTCGTCACCCTGTACGCCAACTGTGGGGTTTTCGGTTGCCTGCAGCGAGTCTTTGATGACGTCGACACGCCAAATGTGGCCTTGTGGAATGCTCTTCTATCAGGCCTCGTGATGAACCATCGGGTAGCAGACGCCCGCAGGGTTTTCGATGAGATGCCCGGTCGCAATGTCGTGTCCTGGACGGCCATGGTAAAGGGCTATGTTACGGTGCACGAGGTGGAGCTGGCGTTGGAGCTGTTTGACTCGATGCCCGTGAAGAATTCTGTGTCGTGGTGTGTCATGATAGGAGGGCTTGTCCACCATCAGCGATTCAGAGAGGCAGTTGAACTGTTCAGAAGATTGATGCGGAATGGGGAGGAAATGACAAATGCAGTTCTAGTTAAGGTTGTGAATGCGTATGCTGGTCTGAAAAGTATCGGAGGAGGTAGATGCATTCATGGGTTTTCTGTGAAGTGTGGATTTGTTCTTGACCTGATTATCGAGGCATCATTAGTTGCGATGTACTGTAACTCCTTGGACATGGATGAAGCACAATTGGAGTTTGATAAAATGGACAGAAAGCATGTCGGTTCATGGAATGCCATCATATGTGGCTATATTTATGCAGACAAGATTGATGAGGCTAGAGAACTTTTTGATTCCATGACTGAAAGAGATAAGGTCTCGTGGAACTCGATGATTAATGGCTATATCAGAGATGGAAGAATTACTGATGCTACTGAGTTATACTCAAGGATGCCTGAGAAGAACGTGGAAGCAGCTACTGCTTTGATGTCATGGTTTGTAGACAACGGAATGCTAGATAAAGCACGGGATATGTTTTATAGTATGCCCCAAACAGATGTAATGTCTTGCACATCTTTACTCTTTGGATACATGAAAGAAGGATATCTGGATGATGCACTGGACCTTTTCCATAGGATGAACAAAAGGACTGTTGTCACTTATAATGTGATGATAGCTGGTTTTCTTCATCAAGGCGAGGCTACTGAAGCTTACAGGCTCTTCAATGAATCACCTTCTCGTGATTCAGTAACTTGGAGCTGTTTAATTACTGGGCTCGCTCAAAATGGTTTAACTGATGATGCAATTGGGATGTACAAGAAAATGCTATTAACATATGTGCGCCCAAGCGAGTCAGTTGTTTCTAGCCTCATAAGCTGTTTTGCACACTATTCTATGATTGTTCATGGTCAGCAGTTTCATGCCGCAACTATCAAGCTTGGACTCGAGTTATGTTTACCAATTCAGAATTCACTCATTAGCCTATATTGCAAATGTGGCGAAATGGTTACAGCCCAAAATATTTTTGATCAGATGATTAAGAGAGATGTGGTTACATGGAATACAATAATTCATGGATTTGCATTCAGTAGCCTTGGTGAAAATGCTATTGAAATGTTCGAGAATATGAAGAGGGCACAAGTTGATCCCAATGATATCACATTTCTTGGTGTACTGTCTGCATGTAACCACATGAGTCTTTTAGAGGAAGCAAGACATTTCTTTGACACGATGACGCGCGATCATGGAATTGTGCCTAATATAACGCACTATGCTTGCATGGTTGATCTATTTTGTAGGAGAGGCATGGTTGAGGAGGCCGAAGGGTTAGTTAAGTCAATGCCATTTGAACCTGATTCAGCAATATGGACCTCTCTCTTGAGTAGCTGCAGATTGAGTGGCAATGATAAGTTGGCAGAGCATGCAGCAAGTCAGTTAATCGCCATAAATCCTTCTGCTAAAATGCCTTATCTGCACCTCATCAGTGTACATGGATCAACAAATAGATGGGGCGTCATTGATAGTCTAAGAAGTCAAATTAGGAGAACTGCCACTGAGAAAGAAGTTGGTTATAGCTGGATTTAG